A region from the Altererythrobacter sp. H2 genome encodes:
- a CDS encoding Crp/Fnr family transcriptional regulator — MCLAEPGKLDEELDALLRRHARQRVLARGEALYGRGSPPDALFCVERGIIRLSVTSPVGREAVLGLVTPGHWFGEASLFTCEPRGNDAVAAVDSTVLMVPAATLHALIDDRSDYLRQFLAMMGQRYKAVLSRMDDTVLLPLPERLARIIVQMIDAGGKAGDAPVLRFSQEEAAHMLGASRQTVNRVLKEWEAAGIVRLSYRTLTLADLTAIRRLCRA, encoded by the coding sequence GTGTGCTTGGCCGAACCGGGAAAACTGGATGAGGAGCTCGATGCCCTACTGCGCCGCCATGCGCGGCAGCGCGTGCTAGCGCGAGGCGAAGCGCTTTACGGCCGCGGCTCGCCGCCCGATGCGCTGTTCTGCGTCGAGCGCGGAATCATTCGCCTGAGTGTCACCAGCCCTGTCGGCCGTGAAGCGGTGCTGGGTCTGGTGACGCCGGGGCACTGGTTCGGCGAGGCATCACTGTTCACCTGCGAGCCGCGCGGCAATGATGCGGTGGCCGCCGTTGACAGCACCGTGCTTATGGTCCCCGCTGCCACCCTGCACGCCTTGATCGACGACCGCTCCGATTATCTACGGCAGTTCCTCGCCATGATGGGCCAGCGTTACAAGGCGGTGCTGAGCCGGATGGACGACACCGTGCTGCTGCCTTTGCCTGAGCGCCTCGCGCGGATCATCGTGCAAATGATCGATGCAGGCGGCAAGGCGGGCGATGCGCCAGTGCTACGTTTCTCGCAGGAGGAGGCCGCTCATATGCTCGGTGCATCGCGGCAAACCGTCAATCGGGTGCTGAAGGAGTGGGAGGCTGCCGGCATTGTGCGCCTGAGCTATCGCACGCTTACCCTGGCAGACCTCACGGCCATACGGCGGCTTTGCCGGGCATGA
- a CDS encoding SDR family oxidoreductase yields the protein MKNLKGGVAVVTGGASGLGRAIAEEAARRGMKLVIADVEAGAMEQAVADLRAGGAEAIGVLTDVTSAASVEALAVATEQHFGPANLLFNNAGVASGGPIWESTEKDWKWLFGVNVDGVANGVRSFTPRMLAAAAADPGYEGCIVNTASMAGLVTAPGMGIYSVSKHAVLALSECLYHDLDLVGPQVRAAVLCPFYVSTNISQCHRNRPADLVNDSGPTRSQLATQAISAKDLANGTLTPEEVAAITFKAIEEDRFYIYPSPEQLPIVRSRLDHLGNGTNPDIPYDDIPMFKARRDSLKAALAG from the coding sequence ATGAAGAACTTGAAGGGCGGTGTGGCCGTGGTCACTGGCGGGGCTTCGGGTCTTGGCAGGGCGATTGCCGAGGAGGCCGCGCGGCGCGGCATGAAGTTGGTGATCGCCGATGTCGAGGCTGGAGCGATGGAGCAGGCCGTTGCTGACCTGCGTGCAGGCGGCGCCGAGGCGATCGGCGTGTTGACCGATGTGACCAGTGCCGCTTCGGTCGAGGCACTGGCGGTCGCGACCGAACAGCATTTCGGGCCGGCCAACCTGCTGTTCAACAATGCCGGTGTCGCATCGGGCGGGCCGATCTGGGAAAGCACCGAAAAGGACTGGAAGTGGCTGTTCGGCGTGAATGTCGATGGCGTCGCCAACGGGGTGCGCAGCTTTACCCCGCGCATGCTCGCGGCAGCCGCTGCAGATCCGGGCTATGAAGGCTGCATCGTGAACACCGCATCCATGGCGGGTCTGGTGACCGCGCCGGGAATGGGCATCTACAGCGTTTCCAAGCACGCGGTGCTGGCTTTGTCCGAATGTCTCTACCACGATCTCGATCTGGTCGGGCCGCAGGTGCGGGCGGCGGTGCTGTGCCCGTTTTATGTGTCCACGAATATCAGCCAGTGCCACCGCAACCGCCCCGCTGATCTGGTCAATGACAGCGGGCCGACCCGCTCGCAGCTGGCCACGCAGGCGATCTCCGCCAAGGATCTTGCCAACGGCACGCTGACGCCCGAAGAGGTGGCTGCGATCACTTTCAAGGCGATCGAGGAAGACCGGTTCTACATCTACCCCAGCCCGGAACAGCTGCCGATCGTAAGAAGCCGTCTCGATCATCTGGGGAACGGCACCAATCCCGACATCCCCTACGACGACATTCCGATGTTCAAGGCGCGGCGGGACAGTTTGAAAGCTGCACTAGCGGGGTGA
- a CDS encoding flavin-containing monooxygenase: MVSDRQNIAAGTQQPEKFDVIIVGAGISGIGSATLLRKHCPDLSFAILEALEGHGGTWLIHKYPGTRSDSDLFTFGYGFKPWTGQPIASRDQILDYLGDAIADAGLGPFIRYGHSVTSANWSNETASWQLTVERKEADDVVQMEASFLWMCQGYYRHEKGYTPQWPGMDRFKGQIIHPQHWPEGLDLAGKNVTVIGSGATAATLIPALADRCAHVTMLQRTPTYFAAGRNADALAEELRRLDVDPTWVHEIMRRKVVRDRADLLDRAHSSPDKLKAMLIGGVQALLPQGFDVERHFTPPYRPLQQRVAFVPDGDLFKAISAGKASVVTDTISTFDDTGIVLDSGERIDADVVITATGFDMAVMGDIPFSIDGAPVNFAQTITYRGIMFTGIPNMAWVYGYGHYSWTLRADLVAGFVCRLLDHMHKSGARSVMPVLRPEDQGMELKPWVDTDYLNPGYLLRSLDRLPRRGDTPEWQHSQDYFYESEAIPAIDLTDPVFAYSH; this comes from the coding sequence ATGGTGTCGGATCGGCAGAATATCGCAGCAGGCACGCAGCAACCCGAAAAGTTCGATGTGATCATCGTCGGCGCGGGCATTTCCGGGATCGGCAGCGCGACCCTCCTGCGCAAGCATTGCCCGGATCTGAGCTTTGCCATTCTCGAAGCGCTTGAGGGCCATGGCGGCACCTGGCTGATCCACAAATATCCCGGCACCCGGTCAGATAGCGACCTGTTCACCTTCGGCTACGGCTTCAAGCCGTGGACCGGGCAGCCGATCGCCTCGCGCGATCAGATCCTCGACTATCTGGGTGATGCGATTGCCGATGCGGGCCTTGGTCCCTTCATCCGATATGGCCACAGCGTCACGTCCGCCAACTGGTCCAACGAAACCGCCAGCTGGCAGCTGACGGTCGAACGCAAAGAGGCCGACGATGTCGTGCAGATGGAGGCGAGCTTTTTGTGGATGTGTCAGGGCTACTACCGGCATGAGAAAGGCTACACGCCCCAATGGCCGGGCATGGACAGGTTCAAGGGCCAGATCATCCACCCCCAGCACTGGCCAGAGGGTCTCGATCTGGCGGGTAAGAACGTAACTGTGATTGGTTCGGGTGCGACCGCGGCAACCCTGATCCCGGCGCTGGCCGACCGCTGCGCGCACGTGACCATGCTGCAACGCACGCCGACCTATTTTGCCGCTGGCCGCAATGCTGACGCGCTGGCCGAGGAATTGCGCAGGCTGGATGTGGACCCTACCTGGGTTCACGAGATCATGCGGCGCAAGGTGGTGCGCGACCGGGCCGATCTGCTCGACCGCGCGCATTCATCGCCTGACAAGCTGAAGGCGATGCTGATTGGCGGTGTTCAGGCGCTGCTTCCGCAAGGGTTCGATGTCGAACGGCATTTCACGCCGCCTTATCGCCCTTTGCAGCAGCGCGTGGCGTTTGTGCCGGACGGTGACCTGTTCAAGGCCATTTCGGCGGGCAAGGCGTCGGTCGTGACAGATACGATAAGCACCTTCGACGATACCGGGATCGTGCTTGATTCGGGCGAGCGGATCGATGCCGACGTGGTGATCACCGCCACCGGGTTCGATATGGCAGTGATGGGCGACATCCCGTTCAGCATCGACGGCGCGCCGGTCAACTTTGCGCAGACCATAACCTATCGCGGAATCATGTTCACCGGCATACCCAACATGGCTTGGGTCTATGGCTATGGCCATTACAGCTGGACCTTGCGCGCTGATCTTGTCGCGGGCTTCGTCTGCCGGCTGCTCGATCACATGCACAAAAGCGGCGCGCGCAGCGTGATGCCGGTGCTCAGGCCCGAAGATCAGGGCATGGAACTGAAGCCGTGGGTCGATACCGATTACCTGAACCCCGGCTATCTGCTGCGCAGCCTCGACCGGCTGCCCCGGCGCGGGGACACGCCTGAGTGGCAGCACAGTCAGGACTATTTCTACGAAAGCGAGGCGATCCCTGCGATCGATCTCACCGATCCGGTTTTCGCCTACAGTCATTGA
- a CDS encoding 7-carboxy-7-deazaguanine synthase QueE, which translates to MNLTLATDDTGGPEIFASLQGEGPSAGIPVAFVRLSRCNLACTWCDTAYTWRFEGDNRPHRHGVAYDRKANQVTLSPAETAERIAALGQNRLVVTGGEPLLQAGALAEMLAHLPDMSVEIETNGTVAPPAPLDVRVDQYNVSPKLAHSGNPADLALVPERLDAWATDARAFLKFVIAEPADLDEVLALQARYRFPAARVFLMAEGTDSATLRARQQWLSGLCLEHGFRLSDRLHIHLYGDTRGT; encoded by the coding sequence ATGAACCTCACCCTCGCCACCGACGACACCGGCGGGCCGGAGATTTTCGCGAGCCTTCAGGGCGAAGGGCCAAGCGCCGGAATACCGGTCGCCTTCGTGCGCCTGTCGCGCTGCAACCTTGCCTGCACCTGGTGTGACACGGCCTATACGTGGCGGTTCGAGGGCGACAATCGCCCGCATCGTCACGGGGTGGCCTATGACCGCAAGGCCAATCAGGTGACGCTCTCGCCCGCCGAAACGGCGGAGCGCATTGCGGCGCTGGGCCAGAACCGCCTCGTCGTCACCGGGGGCGAACCGCTGCTTCAGGCAGGCGCGCTGGCGGAGATGTTGGCGCATCTGCCGGACATGAGCGTGGAGATCGAGACCAACGGCACCGTCGCCCCGCCCGCGCCGCTGGATGTGCGGGTCGATCAGTACAATGTCAGCCCGAAGCTTGCCCATAGCGGCAACCCCGCCGATCTGGCGCTGGTCCCCGAACGGCTCGATGCATGGGCGACCGATGCCCGCGCCTTCCTCAAGTTCGTGATTGCCGAGCCCGCCGACCTCGACGAGGTACTGGCGCTGCAAGCCCGCTACCGCTTCCCGGCGGCGCGGGTGTTCCTGATGGCCGAGGGCACCGACAGCGCCACCCTGCGCGCGCGCCAGCAATGGCTCAGCGGGCTATGCCTTGAACACGGCTTCCGCCTCAGCGACCGGCTCCACATCCACCTCTACGGCGATACGCGGGGGACGTGA
- a CDS encoding ATP-binding protein: MTDMGSHNFDRRAADHAGSTPREPGREPGREPGREPASRTAPGAARATPADNAGKPIGVVLEIAGSGSQIALDLERLNECMADEDPSIALAGQVGSQIKIRVGNAWLLASVRNQRQDRRAGGILANIDFLGEGNEEKLTGRIHGFRRGVTRYPVPGALIYPATTNDLRHIYASDGRSNIQVGTVYPTKDIRAGIYIDAMLGKHFALLGSTGTGKSTSAALILHRICEAAPEGHILMIDPHGEYSAAFKTNGLILDVSNLSMPYWLMNFEEHCEVLLTARGNDRQIDADILAKCLLRARQKNRLSETIGKITVDSPIPYLLSDLANELQNEMGKLDKATNTAPFMRIRSKLDELKSDPRYQFMFSGMLVGDTMADFISRIFRMPGDGKPICIIDVSGVPSDITSTVVAVLSRLTFDFAIWGREEQTRPILLVCEEAHRYVPNEKNADGSSVGRILSRIAKEGRKYGISLGLITQRPSDLAEGVLSQCGTIISMRLNNDRDQAFVKAAMPEGARGFLDSIPALRNRECIICGEGVAIPIRVSFDNLEEMKRPASEDPSFVQLWNQSGGEEEQVHRIVQRWRTQGN; encoded by the coding sequence ATGACCGATATGGGTAGCCACAATTTCGACCGGCGGGCAGCGGACCACGCCGGCAGCACGCCACGTGAACCGGGCCGTGAACCGGGCCGTGAACCCGGGCGTGAACCGGCATCCCGCACCGCTCCGGGTGCGGCCCGCGCAACCCCGGCCGACAATGCAGGAAAGCCGATCGGGGTGGTGCTGGAGATTGCCGGCTCGGGCTCGCAGATCGCGCTCGATCTGGAACGCCTCAACGAATGCATGGCGGACGAGGACCCCTCGATTGCACTGGCCGGCCAGGTCGGCAGCCAGATCAAGATCCGGGTCGGCAACGCCTGGCTGCTCGCCAGCGTGCGCAACCAGCGGCAGGACCGCCGCGCCGGCGGTATCCTCGCCAACATCGACTTTCTCGGTGAAGGCAACGAGGAGAAGCTGACCGGCAGGATCCACGGGTTCCGCCGCGGCGTGACCCGCTACCCGGTTCCCGGGGCGCTGATCTACCCGGCGACGACCAACGACCTGCGCCACATCTACGCCAGCGACGGCCGCTCCAACATCCAGGTCGGCACGGTATACCCGACCAAGGACATCCGGGCCGGCATCTATATTGACGCCATGCTCGGCAAGCACTTCGCCCTGCTCGGCTCGACCGGCACCGGCAAGTCGACCAGCGCGGCCCTGATCCTGCACCGGATCTGCGAGGCCGCGCCCGAAGGCCACATCCTGATGATCGATCCACACGGCGAATACTCCGCCGCGTTCAAGACCAACGGGCTGATCCTCGACGTCTCCAACCTGTCGATGCCCTACTGGCTGATGAACTTCGAGGAGCACTGCGAAGTCCTGCTGACCGCGCGCGGCAATGACCGGCAGATCGATGCCGACATCCTGGCCAAGTGCCTGCTGCGCGCGCGGCAGAAGAACCGCCTGTCGGAAACCATCGGCAAGATCACGGTCGACAGCCCGATCCCCTACCTCCTGTCCGACCTCGCCAACGAGCTCCAGAACGAGATGGGCAAGCTCGACAAGGCGACCAACACCGCGCCGTTCATGCGGATCCGGAGCAAGCTCGACGAGCTCAAGTCCGACCCGCGCTACCAGTTCATGTTCTCCGGCATGCTGGTGGGCGATACGATGGCGGACTTCATCAGCCGCATCTTCCGCATGCCCGGCGACGGCAAGCCGATCTGCATCATCGATGTCTCGGGCGTGCCGTCGGACATCACCAGCACGGTGGTCGCGGTGCTCAGCCGCCTGACCTTCGACTTCGCCATCTGGGGCCGCGAGGAGCAGACCCGGCCGATCCTGCTGGTGTGCGAGGAAGCGCACCGGTACGTGCCGAACGAGAAGAACGCCGATGGCTCCAGCGTCGGGCGCATCCTCAGCCGGATTGCCAAGGAAGGCCGCAAGTACGGCATTTCGCTCGGCCTGATCACCCAGCGGCCGAGCGATCTGGCCGAAGGCGTGCTCAGCCAGTGCGGCACGATCATCTCGATGCGCCTCAACAACGACCGCGACCAGGCCTTCGTCAAAGCCGCCATGCCGGAAGGCGCGCGTGGCTTCCTCGATTCGATCCCCGCCCTGCGCAACCGCGAATGCATCATCTGCGGCGAGGGCGTGGCGATCCCGATCCGGGTCAGCTTCGACAACCTTGAAGAGATGAAGCGCCCGGCCTCGGAAGACCCGAGCTTCGTCCAGCTGTGGAACCAGTCCGGCGGCGAGGAGGAGCAGGTCCACCGCATCGTCCAGCGCTGGCGCACGCAGGGGAACTGA
- a CDS encoding TIGR02186 family protein, with the protein MLSAQRDPILVPEVSQHEVQVRQGFTGTELLLFGAILDPGGRRAGEDYEIVVVLKGPTVPVQVREKQRVAGIWINADSTAFRSAPSFFAVSSSAPVSEIVDERTAAIYELGTEFIQLSPTGLLELEEQQRFAAGLVDLRTRQGLYKQDMAGVQISEQVLYQARITLPSTVQTGTYTAETFAITRGRVIASAIAEVEVRKVGFERFIEVFSQQQALLYGLLAVLMSVGMGWMAGRLFALV; encoded by the coding sequence ATGCTGTCGGCCCAGCGCGATCCGATCCTGGTGCCCGAAGTGTCGCAGCACGAAGTGCAGGTGCGCCAGGGCTTTACCGGGACCGAGCTGCTGCTGTTCGGCGCGATTCTCGATCCCGGTGGCCGCCGGGCGGGCGAGGATTATGAAATCGTGGTGGTGCTCAAAGGACCGACCGTGCCCGTGCAGGTGCGCGAGAAGCAGCGGGTTGCGGGCATCTGGATCAACGCTGACAGCACGGCCTTCCGCTCGGCCCCGTCGTTCTTTGCGGTGTCCTCGTCCGCTCCGGTCAGCGAGATCGTCGACGAGCGCACTGCGGCGATTTACGAACTGGGCACCGAATTCATCCAGCTGTCGCCGACCGGCTTGCTGGAGCTCGAAGAGCAGCAGCGCTTTGCCGCCGGGCTGGTCGACCTGCGCACCCGGCAAGGCCTCTACAAGCAGGACATGGCCGGGGTGCAGATCAGCGAACAGGTGCTCTACCAGGCGCGGATCACGCTGCCCTCGACAGTCCAGACCGGAACCTACACCGCTGAAACCTTTGCCATTACCCGGGGCCGGGTGATCGCCTCCGCAATTGCCGAGGTGGAGGTGCGCAAGGTCGGGTTCGAACGCTTCATCGAGGTCTTCTCGCAGCAGCAGGCCCTGCTCTATGGCTTGCTGGCGGTGCTGATGTCGGTTGGCATGGGATGGATGGCGGGGCGGCTGTTTGCCCTTGTTTGA
- a CDS encoding sulfite exporter TauE/SafE family protein, which translates to MDVYLPIANLSVNGLVIVALGALTGVLSGLFGVGGGFLTTPLLIFYGVPPTVAAASASTQVTGASVSGVLAHRRRNGVDYRMGGLTIVGGVFGAGIGSLLFRFFQSVGQIDVVISVLYVVMLGSIGTIMLREAIDTIRKRQTSEASQARKRRHHPLIAALPMRWRFYRSGLYISPLAPVLLGVMVGILTMLMGVGGGFILVPAMLYILGMSASVVVGTSLFNILFVTMATTMVHALTTKAVDLVLVALLLLGSVTGAQYGTQLAQKAKPELLRLVLAAIVLLVAARMFLGLFYQPEEIFTVLNL; encoded by the coding sequence ATGGACGTCTACCTTCCCATTGCCAATCTTTCGGTCAACGGGCTGGTTATCGTCGCGCTTGGTGCGCTGACCGGCGTTCTTTCGGGTCTGTTCGGGGTCGGCGGCGGGTTTCTGACCACGCCCTTGCTGATCTTCTACGGCGTGCCGCCAACGGTTGCGGCTGCTTCTGCCTCTACTCAGGTGACCGGCGCCAGCGTCTCGGGGGTGCTTGCGCACCGTCGCCGCAACGGGGTCGATTACCGCATGGGCGGGCTGACCATCGTCGGCGGGGTGTTCGGCGCGGGGATCGGCTCGCTCCTGTTCCGTTTCTTCCAGTCGGTCGGCCAGATCGATGTGGTCATCAGCGTACTCTATGTCGTGATGCTGGGGTCGATCGGCACCATCATGCTGCGCGAGGCGATCGACACCATCCGCAAGCGCCAGACCAGTGAAGCGTCGCAGGCCCGCAAGCGCCGCCATCATCCGCTGATCGCCGCGCTGCCGATGCGCTGGCGGTTCTATCGCTCGGGCCTCTACATCTCGCCGCTGGCGCCGGTCCTGCTCGGGGTCATGGTCGGCATTCTGACCATGCTGATGGGGGTGGGCGGCGGCTTCATTCTGGTGCCGGCAATGCTCTACATCCTGGGCATGAGCGCCAGCGTGGTCGTCGGCACCTCGCTGTTCAACATCCTGTTCGTAACCATGGCGACCACCATGGTCCACGCGCTTACGACCAAGGCGGTCGATCTGGTGCTGGTGGCGCTGCTGCTGTTGGGTTCGGTCACCGGGGCGCAATATGGCACCCAGCTGGCGCAGAAGGCCAAGCCGGAGCTGCTTCGGCTGGTGCTGGCGGCCATCGTGCTGCTGGTGGCGGCGCGCATGTTCCTCGGGCTGTTCTACCAGCCGGAAGAGATTTTCACGGTGCTCAACCTGTGA
- a CDS encoding glycosyl transferase family protein: MELFGFTALQWLALVQHELLLFAAIFFLAGAVDDFSVDLAWIWLRLTRRAQDVWPSADMTGCDPLKGRAAVFIPAWDEPRVIGATLRHMLRVWPQDDLRVYLGCYGNDAATLEAALLAGCGDRRLRIVIHNQHGPTTKADCLNRLYRALELDERRQGVPFRMVLMHDAEDMVDPAALALLDRAIDGADMVQLPVIALPQPHSRWIGSHYVEEFAEQHGKALVVRDALGVGVPLAGVGCAISRGALARMPRVRATDGPFAAECLTEDYELGLVVAAQGGRSRFLRARTPDGRLIGTRAYFPSRLDQAVRQKTRWIHGIAFQGWDRLGWRTHPGDIWMRIRDRRGPFTALVLALAYLLLVISGVIWAISLTGLAQPLVISPLLETVLWLNLASLLWRIAMRFAFTAREHGAREGFRAVLRIPVANVIAIMAGRRALLGYVRTLAGAPVKWDKTEHSDHPAAGGLVEARA; encoded by the coding sequence TTGGAACTCTTTGGTTTCACGGCATTACAGTGGCTGGCGCTGGTCCAGCACGAATTGCTGCTGTTCGCGGCCATCTTCTTTCTTGCCGGAGCCGTGGACGACTTTTCAGTCGATCTGGCCTGGATATGGCTTCGGCTGACCAGGCGGGCGCAGGACGTGTGGCCATCTGCTGACATGACAGGCTGTGACCCGCTGAAGGGCAGAGCAGCCGTGTTCATTCCGGCGTGGGATGAACCACGGGTCATCGGCGCTACCCTGCGTCATATGCTGCGCGTCTGGCCGCAGGACGACCTGCGGGTCTATCTCGGCTGCTACGGCAACGACGCGGCCACCCTCGAAGCGGCGCTGCTGGCGGGATGCGGCGATCGCCGGCTGAGGATCGTGATCCACAACCAGCACGGGCCGACCACCAAGGCGGACTGCCTCAACCGGCTCTATCGCGCGCTGGAACTGGATGAGCGGCGACAGGGTGTGCCCTTCCGCATGGTCCTGATGCATGATGCCGAAGACATGGTCGATCCGGCCGCGCTGGCTCTGCTGGACCGGGCGATCGACGGGGCGGACATGGTCCAGCTGCCGGTGATCGCCTTGCCGCAGCCGCACTCACGCTGGATCGGCAGCCACTACGTGGAAGAGTTTGCAGAGCAGCATGGCAAGGCTCTGGTGGTGCGCGATGCGCTGGGCGTCGGGGTGCCGCTCGCCGGGGTGGGATGCGCGATTTCGCGGGGCGCTCTGGCCCGCATGCCCCGCGTCCGTGCGACCGACGGGCCCTTCGCCGCTGAGTGCCTGACCGAGGATTACGAACTCGGGCTGGTGGTGGCCGCCCAAGGGGGGCGGTCGCGCTTCCTGCGTGCCCGCACACCCGATGGCCGGTTGATCGGGACACGGGCCTATTTCCCCTCCCGGCTCGATCAGGCCGTCCGGCAGAAGACCCGGTGGATTCACGGCATCGCCTTTCAGGGGTGGGACCGACTTGGCTGGCGCACCCATCCGGGCGATATCTGGATGCGGATCCGTGACCGGCGCGGCCCGTTCACCGCGCTGGTGCTGGCTCTGGCTTACCTCCTGCTGGTGATCTCGGGCGTGATCTGGGCCATTTCGCTCACCGGCCTGGCGCAGCCGCTCGTGATCTCGCCCCTGCTGGAAACAGTGCTGTGGCTCAACCTGGCCAGCCTGTTGTGGCGCATCGCGATGCGCTTCGCCTTCACCGCACGCGAACACGGAGCGCGGGAGGGTTTTCGCGCCGTGCTGCGGATCCCGGTGGCCAACGTGATCGCAATCATGGCCGGCCGCCGCGCTTTGCTCGGCTATGTCCGCACGCTCGCCGGGGCGCCGGTGAAGTGGGACAAGACCGAGCATAGCGATCATCCCGCAGCGGGCGGACTTGTGGAGGCCCGCGCATGA
- the nhaA gene encoding Na+/H+ antiporter NhaA, whose amino-acid sequence MAQDNRPLRAFFAPVRALFVGDASAGVLLIVVAAMAMIAANSALAQDYHYLFNGELGWTPIPKLDTLHLWINDGLMAVFFFVVGLEVKREWIEGQLSSAEQRRLPILAAVAGMAVPAVVYLFFVQSGPDRLVQGWAIPAATDIAFAMGVLGLLGNRVPASLRLFLLTVAIVDDIGAVMVIALFYTAGIKLVWLVAALVVVAVMFGLNRMRVGSVAPFILLALVLWYFVLNSGIHATIAGVVAALTIPMVGKNDDTMLERLEHGLAPWSAYLVVPIFGFANAGVNLSGLGIEGVLAPLPIAIAAGLFLGKQIGIFSAIWVADRIGFAKRPYGARWPEIWGVTVLCGIGFTMSLFIGELAFPGYRELIDEAKIGILGGSLLSAIVGYTVLRLATDPARKPDAEEPAPN is encoded by the coding sequence ATGGCTCAGGATAACAGACCGCTTCGCGCTTTCTTCGCTCCGGTACGGGCACTGTTCGTCGGCGACGCCTCGGCAGGTGTGCTGCTGATCGTGGTTGCCGCGATGGCGATGATCGCTGCCAACTCCGCGCTGGCGCAGGACTACCACTACCTGTTCAACGGCGAACTGGGCTGGACGCCGATTCCCAAGCTCGACACGCTGCACCTGTGGATCAACGACGGGCTGATGGCGGTTTTCTTCTTCGTCGTCGGTCTGGAAGTGAAGCGTGAGTGGATCGAGGGCCAGCTATCCTCGGCTGAACAGCGCCGCCTGCCGATCCTTGCCGCGGTGGCGGGCATGGCTGTCCCGGCTGTGGTCTACCTCTTTTTTGTCCAGAGCGGGCCGGACCGGCTGGTCCAGGGCTGGGCGATCCCGGCGGCGACTGACATCGCCTTTGCGATGGGTGTCCTCGGCCTGCTGGGCAATCGCGTTCCGGCCTCGCTGCGGCTGTTCCTGCTGACGGTGGCGATTGTTGACGATATCGGCGCCGTGATGGTGATTGCGCTGTTCTACACCGCCGGGATCAAGCTGGTCTGGCTGGTGGCGGCGCTGGTGGTGGTCGCGGTCATGTTCGGGCTCAACCGGATGCGGGTGGGCAGCGTGGCGCCGTTCATCCTGCTGGCGCTGGTGCTGTGGTACTTCGTGCTCAATTCCGGCATCCACGCCACCATTGCGGGCGTAGTTGCTGCGCTCACCATCCCGATGGTCGGCAAGAACGATGACACCATGCTCGAACGGCTCGAGCACGGGCTGGCCCCGTGGAGCGCCTATCTGGTGGTGCCGATTTTCGGTTTCGCCAATGCCGGGGTCAACCTATCCGGTCTGGGTATTGAGGGCGTGCTAGCCCCGCTCCCGATCGCGATTGCTGCCGGCCTGTTCCTGGGCAAGCAGATCGGCATCTTCAGCGCCATCTGGGTGGCCGACCGGATCGGCTTCGCCAAGAGGCCTTATGGCGCGCGCTGGCCCGAAATCTGGGGCGTGACCGTGCTGTGCGGGATCGGCTTCACCATGTCGCTGTTCATCGGCGAACTGGCCTTCCCCGGCTACCGCGAACTGATCGACGAGGCCAAGATCGGTATTCTGGGCGGGTCGCTGCTTTCCGCAATCGTCGGATACACCGTCCTCCGGCTTGCGACCGATCCGGCGCGCAAGCCGGACGCGGAAGAACCGGCGCCGAACTGA
- a CDS encoding VOC family protein, translating into MVKYLHSMIRVTDPEATVAFFKLIGLEEVRRFEVAAGRFTLIFLAAPGQEGLAEVELTYNWPPEHGSPGETYGAGRNFGHLAYRVDDIYATCQRLQEAGHTIHRPPRDGHMAFVKSPDGISVELLQEGHLPPQEPWASMENTGTW; encoded by the coding sequence ATGGTCAAATATCTCCACAGCATGATCCGGGTGACCGATCCCGAGGCGACGGTCGCCTTCTTCAAGCTGATCGGGCTGGAAGAAGTCCGCCGGTTCGAGGTCGCGGCGGGGCGATTTACCCTGATCTTCCTGGCCGCTCCGGGGCAGGAAGGGCTGGCCGAGGTGGAACTGACCTACAACTGGCCGCCCGAACACGGCAGCCCGGGCGAAACCTATGGCGCGGGGCGGAACTTCGGGCACCTGGCCTACCGGGTCGATGACATCTATGCGACCTGCCAGCGGCTGCAGGAAGCCGGCCACACGATCCACCGCCCGCCGCGGGACGGGCACATGGCCTTCGTCAAGTCGCCCGATGGCATTTCAGTGGAACTGCTGCAGGAGGGCCACCTGCCGCCCCAGGAGCCCTGGGCCAGCATGGAAAACACCGGCACCTGGTAA